A genomic region of Miscanthus floridulus cultivar M001 chromosome 3, ASM1932011v1, whole genome shotgun sequence contains the following coding sequences:
- the LOC136542040 gene encoding glutathione transferase GST 23 codes for MAEKGVKVFGMWASPMVIRVEWALRLKGVEYEYVDEDLANKSADLLRYNPVTKKVPVLVHDGKPIAESTIIVEYIDEAWKGGYPIMPADPYERAQARFWARFAEEKCNAALYPIFTTTGEAQRKAVHEAQQCLKTLETALEGKKFFGGDAVGYLDIVVGWYAHWLPVVEEVIGASIVTDKELPLMKAWFDRFLAVDVVKEALPDRDRLVAANKARREQLLSA; via the exons ATGGCCGAGAAGGGCGTGAAGGTGTTCGGGATGTGGGCGAGCCCTATGGTGATCAGGGTGGAGTGGGCGCTCCGGCTGAAGGGCGTCGAGTACGAGTACGTCGACGAGGACCTCGCCAACAAGAGCGCCGACCTGCTCCGCTACAACCCGGTGACCAAGAAGGTCCCCGTGCTCGTCCACGACGGCAAGCCGATCGCGGAGTCCACCATCATCGTCGAGTACATCGACGAGGCCTGGAAGGGCGGCTACCCCATCATGCCAGCAGACCCCTACGAGCGTGCCCAGGCGAGGTTCTGGGCCAGATTCGCTGAAGAGAAG TGCAACGCTGCTTTGTACCCGATCTTCACCACGACCGGCGAGGCGCAGCGCAAGGCGGTGCACGAGGCCCAGCAGTGCCTCAAGACCCTGGAGACGGCCTTGGAGGGGAAGAAGTTCTTCGGCGGCGACGCCGTGGGCTACCTCGACATCGTCGTCGGGTGGTACGCACACTGGCTCCCCGTCGTCGAGGAGGTGATCGGCGCCAGCATCGTCACCGACAAGGAGCTGCCGCTGATGAAGGCCTGGTTCGACCGGTTCCTCGCCGTTGACGTGGTGAAGGAGGCGCTGCCCGACAGGGACAGGCTCGTCGCGGCCAACAAGGCCCGCCGTGAGCAGCTCCTCTCCGCATAG